In a genomic window of Arachnia rubra:
- a CDS encoding phage holin family protein has product MARPTPFQLLRDGLMDFVARESELAKAELVPAAKHAGIGSGLVAAAAAFLLHSIWMLVIVLALVISWLLLLTGIGTIGALTLGFLLAALLSIGIAALLILIARRHFKQVRKPVATIEEARATFIALTDAAAGQSAEVVVREEPARPSPLNS; this is encoded by the coding sequence ATGGCCCGTCCCACTCCATTCCAGTTACTCCGCGACGGCCTGATGGACTTCGTCGCCCGCGAGTCGGAGCTGGCCAAAGCTGAGCTCGTACCAGCCGCGAAGCACGCCGGCATCGGCTCGGGGCTAGTCGCGGCCGCAGCGGCATTCCTGCTGCACTCGATCTGGATGCTGGTGATCGTGCTGGCGCTCGTCATCAGCTGGCTGCTGTTGCTGACAGGCATCGGCACCATCGGCGCCCTGACGCTGGGGTTCCTGCTGGCGGCGCTGCTGTCGATCGGGATCGCCGCCCTGCTGATCCTCATAGCGCGCCGGCATTTCAAGCAGGTCAGGAAACCGGTGGCCACGATCGAGGAGGCCAGGGCCACGTTCATCGCGCTCACCGACGCCGCCGCCGGCCAGTCTGCGGAGGTCGTGGTCCGGGAGGAGCCCGCAAGGCCTTCGCCACTAAACAGCTGA
- the pheA gene encoding prephenate dehydratase, translating to MLGYFGPAGTFTHQAMLSITDADGVAFSSVGEALDAVRQGQVTGAVVPIENSVEGGVSATLDKLVDGDPLMITGEVVIPVEFGLYVRPGTSLGDVASVLTHGHAAAQCRDWLATMIPSAQVTEAGSTAGAAKEVSDPASRYDAAICARVAGQLYELEELAYSIEDNPGAVTRFVVASRPGRLPERTGADKTTLVAYLHQDHPGALLEILQQFAVRGVNLCRIESRPTKTLLGSYCFAIDAEGHLADRRLTETLLGLHRICRDVIFLGSYPRADAQPPDVRRGFDDESFEEAQAWLERLA from the coding sequence GTGCTCGGATATTTCGGACCCGCGGGGACGTTCACACACCAGGCTATGCTCAGCATCACAGACGCCGATGGCGTCGCCTTCTCCAGTGTAGGTGAGGCCCTCGACGCGGTGCGGCAGGGCCAGGTGACGGGGGCTGTGGTGCCCATCGAGAACTCCGTGGAGGGAGGGGTATCCGCCACCCTCGACAAACTCGTCGACGGCGACCCGCTGATGATCACCGGCGAGGTGGTCATCCCCGTCGAGTTCGGGTTGTACGTGCGGCCCGGCACCAGTCTCGGCGACGTCGCGTCAGTTCTCACTCACGGCCATGCCGCGGCCCAGTGCCGCGACTGGCTGGCCACCATGATCCCCAGCGCCCAGGTGACCGAGGCGGGGTCGACGGCGGGGGCGGCGAAGGAGGTCTCGGATCCCGCGTCCCGCTACGACGCCGCCATCTGCGCGCGCGTCGCAGGCCAGCTCTACGAGCTGGAGGAGCTGGCCTACTCCATTGAGGACAATCCTGGGGCGGTGACCCGGTTCGTCGTGGCCTCGCGGCCAGGGCGGCTGCCGGAACGCACCGGAGCCGACAAGACCACCCTGGTGGCCTACCTGCACCAGGACCATCCCGGGGCGCTGCTGGAGATCCTCCAGCAGTTCGCGGTGCGCGGTGTGAACCTGTGCCGGATCGAGTCGCGCCCCACGAAGACCCTCCTCGGCAGCTACTGCTTCGCCATCGACGCGGAGGGGCATCTGGCCGACCGGCGGCTGACCGAGACCCTCCTCGGCCTGCACCGCATCTGCCGTGACGTGATCTTCCTTGGCTCCTATCCGCGCGCCGACGCCCAGCCCCCTGACGTGCGGCGCGGTTTCGACGACGAGTCCTTCGAGGAGGCCCAGGCCTGGCTGGAGCGACTCGCGTAG
- a CDS encoding EcsC family protein, which yields MSEDNNPGGNKVIATAEGMTSDAFHRLLDLAIEGRGKLTGARAAASGLLRQRRDPEEAIRWLANQHIAMASGQGFATNWGGFLVSLVTIPANMAAAAFIQARAVAAIAHLRGYELNDPRVRTAILMVMLGPRGSAALIASGDLPSSATAVATAPAFDPRLDARVARALFEHSMNHVSGKRLGVFLAKRIPLVGGGVGAVVDGWSTHSIIQHAQEQFISRRPRATAYVVVVEES from the coding sequence ATGAGCGAGGACAACAACCCCGGTGGCAACAAGGTGATCGCCACGGCCGAAGGCATGACCTCGGACGCCTTCCACCGGTTACTGGACCTGGCCATCGAGGGACGTGGGAAACTCACCGGCGCCCGCGCTGCGGCCAGCGGCCTGCTGCGCCAGCGCCGCGACCCCGAGGAGGCCATCCGCTGGCTGGCGAACCAGCACATCGCCATGGCCAGCGGGCAAGGCTTCGCGACGAACTGGGGAGGTTTCCTCGTCTCACTGGTCACGATCCCCGCGAACATGGCGGCCGCGGCCTTCATCCAGGCGCGCGCCGTCGCCGCGATCGCGCACCTGCGCGGCTACGAGCTGAACGATCCCCGGGTCCGCACCGCCATCCTGATGGTGATGCTCGGCCCGCGCGGATCGGCGGCGCTGATCGCGTCAGGCGATCTGCCCAGCTCGGCGACCGCGGTCGCCACCGCCCCGGCCTTCGACCCGCGGCTTGACGCACGGGTCGCCCGGGCGCTGTTCGAGCATTCCATGAACCACGTCAGCGGCAAACGCCTGGGGGTGTTCCTGGCCAAGCGGATACCACTGGTCGGCGGCGGGGTTGGCGCCGTGGTAGACGGCTGGTCGACGCACTCGATCATCCAGCACGCCCAGGAGCAGTTCATCTCCAGGCGCCCCCGTGCGACGGCGTATGTGGTCGTGGTGGAGGAGTCCTGA
- a CDS encoding TadA family conjugal transfer-associated ATPase has translation MLEELQARLGRLGRPHTAADVATAMRGMGLVVSDTALREAMDQLRRNSVGAGPLEELLREPGVSDVLVNGPDAVFVDRGSGLEPADVRFVHDEAVRRLAIRLAATAGRRLDDAQPFVDGRLPGGVRLHAVLAPLASPGTCISLRVPASRTLTLEELHTAGSLTAEALELCRLVIARKVPFLISGGTGTGKTTLLAALLAEVPAAERIVVVEDARELTPRHPHCVRMEGRPPNNEGKGAITLTTLVRQALRMRPDRVVLGEVRGAELTDLLSALNTGHEGGCGTVHANSITDVPARLEALAALGGLGREACHAQLAAALRLVLHLRRGSDGKRWLAEVGAFQRGADGMVGIVPALGFSEGETTWGSGAELVRDWLGWFR, from the coding sequence ATGCTTGAGGAACTGCAGGCCAGGCTGGGCAGGCTCGGCCGCCCCCATACCGCGGCAGATGTCGCGACCGCGATGCGGGGGATGGGGCTGGTGGTCTCCGACACCGCGCTCAGAGAGGCGATGGACCAGCTGCGCCGCAACTCCGTCGGGGCCGGGCCGCTGGAGGAGCTGCTGCGGGAGCCGGGGGTGTCCGATGTGCTGGTCAACGGCCCGGATGCGGTGTTCGTCGACCGGGGTTCCGGGCTGGAGCCCGCGGATGTGCGGTTCGTCCATGATGAGGCGGTCCGCAGACTCGCCATCCGGCTGGCAGCCACTGCGGGCCGCCGCCTGGACGACGCCCAGCCCTTTGTCGACGGGCGGCTGCCGGGCGGGGTGCGGCTGCATGCGGTGCTGGCGCCGCTGGCTAGTCCGGGAACGTGTATCTCGCTGCGGGTCCCGGCCTCACGCACCTTGACTCTGGAGGAGCTGCACACGGCCGGGTCGCTCACCGCGGAGGCCCTTGAGTTGTGCCGCCTCGTGATTGCCCGCAAGGTGCCGTTCCTGATCTCCGGTGGCACCGGCACCGGCAAGACCACCCTGCTGGCGGCGCTGCTGGCAGAGGTGCCCGCCGCAGAACGCATCGTCGTGGTGGAGGACGCCCGGGAACTGACACCCCGGCATCCGCACTGCGTTCGTATGGAGGGCCGGCCGCCCAACAATGAGGGCAAAGGCGCCATCACACTCACCACCCTGGTGCGGCAGGCTCTTAGGATGCGGCCGGACCGGGTGGTGCTGGGCGAGGTGCGCGGTGCGGAACTTACCGACCTGCTCTCAGCCCTCAACACCGGGCACGAGGGTGGCTGCGGCACCGTCCACGCCAATTCCATCACCGATGTGCCGGCTCGCCTGGAGGCCCTGGCCGCGCTCGGAGGCCTGGGCCGCGAAGCCTGCCATGCGCAGCTCGCGGCAGCTCTGCGGCTGGTGCTGCATCTGCGCCGCGGCTCCGATGGGAAACGCTGGCTGGCGGAGGTGGGGGCTTTTCAGCGGGGCGCAGACGGGATGGTCGGGATAGTGCCTGCTTTGGGGTTCAGCGAGGGCGAGACCACCTGGGGGTCGGGTGCGGAGCTGGTACGTGACTGGCTGGGGTGGTTCAGATGA
- the serS gene encoding serine--tRNA ligase, with amino-acid sequence MIDPKLLRTDPDLVRRSQEARGDSVGLVDELVAADEARRSGIATFERLRAEQKDLGRLIPRAQGDEKAGLLARTKQLAAEVKAAQEASEAAGERFNELVMQLGNIVIDGVPRGGEDEGIVIETVGTPRDFAAEGFAPRDHLELGEALGAIDMERGTKISGSRFYVLTGIGAQLELALLNLAMTKAAQWGFTPVIPPALVKPEAMAGTGFLGQAAKDVYHLPADDLYLVGTSEVALAAFHSDEILDAASLPRQYAAFSPCFRREAGSYGKDTRGIFRVHWFDKVEMFVHCLPGDAEQWHQRLLGFEKEFLNALEIPFQVLDVASGDLGLSAARKYDCYAWLPTQQRYREVTSTSNCTQFQARRLGIRYRVEGGGTEHVATLNGTLCAMTRIIIMLLENHQLADGTVRVPEALRPYLGGLERLG; translated from the coding sequence ATGATCGATCCCAAGCTACTTCGCACCGACCCTGACCTCGTACGGCGTTCGCAGGAGGCCCGCGGGGACTCCGTCGGACTCGTCGACGAGCTGGTGGCGGCCGACGAGGCGCGTCGCTCCGGGATCGCCACCTTCGAGAGGCTCCGGGCCGAGCAGAAGGATCTCGGCAGGCTGATCCCGCGGGCGCAGGGCGATGAGAAGGCTGGGCTGCTGGCCCGCACCAAGCAGCTGGCGGCGGAGGTGAAGGCCGCACAGGAGGCGTCGGAGGCCGCTGGGGAGCGTTTCAACGAGCTGGTGATGCAGCTGGGCAACATCGTCATCGACGGTGTGCCGCGCGGCGGTGAGGACGAAGGAATCGTCATCGAGACCGTCGGGACGCCCCGCGACTTCGCCGCCGAGGGCTTCGCACCGAGGGATCACCTGGAGCTGGGAGAGGCCCTGGGTGCCATCGACATGGAACGCGGCACGAAGATCTCCGGGTCCCGGTTCTACGTGCTGACCGGGATCGGCGCGCAGCTGGAGCTGGCACTGCTGAACCTGGCCATGACCAAGGCCGCGCAGTGGGGCTTCACCCCGGTGATCCCGCCCGCGCTCGTCAAACCCGAGGCGATGGCGGGCACCGGCTTCCTCGGTCAGGCTGCGAAGGACGTCTATCACCTGCCCGCCGACGACCTCTACCTGGTCGGCACTTCTGAGGTCGCGCTGGCCGCCTTCCACAGCGATGAGATCCTCGACGCCGCCTCGCTGCCGCGCCAGTACGCGGCGTTCAGCCCATGCTTCCGCCGCGAGGCCGGGTCCTACGGCAAGGACACCCGCGGCATCTTCCGCGTCCACTGGTTCGACAAGGTGGAGATGTTCGTTCACTGCCTGCCCGGGGACGCCGAACAATGGCACCAGAGGCTGCTGGGCTTCGAGAAGGAGTTCCTGAACGCGCTGGAGATCCCGTTCCAGGTGCTGGACGTCGCGTCCGGGGACCTGGGGCTCAGCGCCGCCCGCAAGTACGACTGCTACGCCTGGCTGCCGACCCAGCAGCGCTACCGCGAGGTGACCTCCACGTCGAACTGCACCCAGTTCCAGGCCCGCCGCCTGGGCATCCGGTACCGGGTGGAGGGCGGCGGCACCGAGCACGTCGCCACCCTCAACGGCACGCTGTGCGCCATGACCCGCATCATCATCATGCTGCTGGAGAATCACCAGCTCGCCGATGGGACGGTGCGCGTGCCCGAGGCGCTGCGCCCGTACCTCGGCGGCCTGGAGCGCCTCGGATGA
- a CDS encoding class I SAM-dependent methyltransferase codes for MTKTNPLPPEALTWLAVWPGVRGLTFGGSLLPQRLEEAGHTVFAMADTDRDMRRLLAVPEISSFWARPEAIPIDPCQFDVVFSHQSFHLFDPGQTLSEIARVLRPGGCFSASYIIRDDSVPWVRRLTALLRHYDPMAMRGDYGHKSLAAVDDSKYFPEVEHRAFRIWQTVSLDDLQQLVANQPLSRKLSEHQRKRLADEIRDLFEHAVRPGENLRLPFQLLAWRAWVNHDELTEPVSMPESGIQIDMQVATPPR; via the coding sequence ATGACCAAGACCAATCCCCTGCCGCCCGAAGCACTGACCTGGCTTGCTGTCTGGCCAGGGGTGCGGGGATTGACCTTCGGGGGCAGCCTGCTGCCCCAGCGCCTGGAGGAGGCGGGACACACTGTCTTCGCGATGGCCGACACCGACCGTGACATGCGCCGTCTGCTCGCCGTGCCCGAGATCAGCTCCTTCTGGGCGCGCCCCGAGGCCATCCCGATCGATCCCTGCCAGTTCGACGTGGTTTTCTCCCACCAGTCCTTCCACCTTTTCGACCCCGGCCAGACCTTGTCCGAGATCGCGCGGGTGCTGCGTCCCGGCGGCTGCTTCTCCGCCTCCTACATCATCCGCGACGACTCGGTGCCGTGGGTGCGCCGCCTGACCGCACTGCTTCGCCACTACGACCCGATGGCGATGCGCGGCGACTACGGCCACAAGTCCCTGGCCGCCGTCGACGACTCCAAATATTTCCCCGAGGTGGAGCACCGGGCGTTCCGGATCTGGCAGACCGTGAGCCTCGATGACCTGCAGCAGCTCGTGGCCAACCAGCCGTTGTCGCGCAAACTCTCAGAGCACCAGCGCAAACGCCTGGCCGACGAGATAAGGGACCTATTCGAGCACGCCGTCAGGCCCGGCGAGAACCTCCGGCTGCCATTCCAGTTGCTGGCCTGGCGGGCGTGGGTGAACCATGACGAGCTGACGGAACCAGTCTCGATGCCCGAAAGCGGGATCCAGATCGACATGCAGGTCGCCACGCCTCCGCGGTAG
- the ssd gene encoding septum site-determining protein Ssd, with product MNTSESTGPLLATREAALADSVLATALALGIDLEVIPDREDLRHRWRTASLRLVGTDMASRAATLGAVPGVWVVGFESDDLLQASAELGAPALRLPGESQRLAEVLASDLPGQEAAQLLAVSGVSGGLGVSSLVVALAMRAAESGLRPAVVELARCGGGLDLLFGAETQPGMTWEELRHAVGEVGDLTPHLVLAERVSVLALGRPHGYPPDEAALSAVLRSLERSHDIVVVDMGDGTRLAELGRRVVSLLVVGADVRSVAAARMQARRLDLAGALLVVRAGRGRGLPPEAVADALGLPLAGVIRDDPRVPQLAAQGASVGSRPAARLRRDAMRLFEEVRR from the coding sequence GTGAATACTTCGGAGAGTACCGGTCCATTGCTCGCAACGCGGGAAGCCGCGCTCGCAGATTCCGTGCTCGCCACCGCATTGGCGCTCGGGATCGATCTTGAGGTGATCCCGGACCGGGAGGACCTCAGGCACAGGTGGCGCACCGCCTCGCTCCGGCTGGTCGGAACGGACATGGCGTCGCGCGCCGCGACGCTCGGGGCGGTGCCGGGAGTCTGGGTGGTCGGCTTCGAGTCCGATGACTTGCTGCAGGCCTCCGCCGAGCTCGGGGCGCCCGCACTGCGGCTACCCGGCGAGTCGCAGCGGCTGGCGGAGGTGCTCGCCAGTGACTTGCCGGGGCAGGAGGCAGCACAGCTGCTGGCGGTCTCCGGGGTCTCAGGGGGGCTGGGTGTCAGCTCACTCGTGGTGGCGCTCGCCATGCGGGCCGCCGAATCGGGCTTGCGCCCGGCTGTGGTGGAACTGGCGCGCTGCGGCGGAGGGCTGGACCTGCTGTTCGGAGCGGAAACCCAGCCCGGCATGACGTGGGAGGAGCTGCGTCACGCCGTCGGGGAGGTCGGTGACCTGACCCCGCACCTGGTCTTAGCGGAACGGGTTTCCGTGCTGGCGTTGGGCAGGCCTCATGGGTATCCGCCGGACGAGGCTGCGCTGTCGGCGGTGCTGAGGTCGCTGGAGCGCAGCCACGACATCGTGGTCGTGGACATGGGAGACGGCACCCGACTGGCGGAGCTGGGGCGTCGCGTGGTCTCGTTGCTGGTGGTTGGGGCGGATGTGCGTTCGGTGGCTGCTGCGAGGATGCAGGCCCGGCGGCTGGACCTGGCTGGGGCCTTGCTGGTGGTGCGGGCTGGGAGGGGTCGCGGGCTGCCTCCCGAGGCGGTTGCTGACGCGCTGGGGCTGCCGCTGGCCGGGGTGATACGCGACGACCCGCGGGTCCCGCAGCTCGCTGCCCAGGGGGCCAGCGTCGGATCGCGGCCGGCAGCGCGGCTGCGCCGGGACGCAATGCGGCTGTTCGAGGAGGTGAGGCGCTGA
- the aat gene encoding leucyl/phenylalanyl-tRNA--protein transferase: MLDNVFGSPDAWPDSDLIGYSEEFDPALALVAYRCGVFPMPVEQWMGWWSPLRRAVLPSGGLRVTRSLRKMAARYTTTVDRAFPDVLAACADPGRPDGWIDDRIAFAYTALHQAGYVHSVETWDAQGRLVGGLYGVHQAGMFAGESMFHHPELGRDASKVALLRLVAELARARVGLLDVQWLTPHLASLGVVELPRRDYLAQLDLALDAEHRNTWPSAERWDSQRLLASQQHS; the protein is encoded by the coding sequence GTGCTCGACAACGTCTTCGGATCGCCTGACGCCTGGCCGGACTCCGACCTGATCGGTTACAGCGAGGAGTTCGACCCGGCGCTGGCGCTGGTCGCCTACCGGTGCGGGGTGTTCCCCATGCCGGTGGAGCAGTGGATGGGCTGGTGGTCGCCGCTGCGGCGCGCCGTGCTGCCATCCGGCGGGCTGCGGGTCACGCGGTCGCTGCGCAAGATGGCGGCCCGCTACACGACCACCGTTGATCGTGCCTTCCCTGACGTGCTTGCCGCCTGCGCGGACCCGGGACGCCCCGACGGGTGGATCGATGACCGCATCGCCTTTGCGTACACCGCTCTGCATCAGGCCGGCTATGTGCACAGCGTCGAGACCTGGGATGCGCAGGGCAGGCTCGTCGGGGGGCTCTACGGGGTGCACCAGGCCGGGATGTTCGCGGGGGAGTCGATGTTTCACCACCCCGAGCTCGGCCGTGACGCATCCAAGGTGGCGCTGCTGCGGCTCGTCGCGGAGCTGGCCCGCGCCCGGGTCGGCCTGCTGGACGTGCAGTGGCTGACCCCGCACCTGGCGAGCCTGGGGGTGGTCGAGTTGCCCCGCCGCGACTACCTGGCGCAGCTGGACCTCGCGCTGGACGCGGAACACCGCAACACCTGGCCGAGCGCTGAGCGCTGGGACTCTCAGCGGCTTCTGGCCTCCCAGCAGCACTCCTAG
- a CDS encoding WXG100 family type VII secretion target: protein MAREHVENPVVAEAAAQIEVKHQQIHDLQARLQKQLPALAARWNMHEFTAFQRDYSHFDSEFERVKQGLDMIHASLTGQVEVPASAGRIRQVEPRARRAKPEPPPLDSTAALPEGLARLAEANAELNTLLAALCDEVAGSIAEWSDASRRAWDAAQSSWDEANRRQQEIMDNLPQAMRKSRSAQLWLPTAPAAS from the coding sequence ATGGCTCGCGAGCACGTGGAAAACCCCGTGGTGGCGGAAGCCGCTGCCCAAATCGAGGTCAAGCACCAGCAGATCCACGACCTCCAAGCCCGGCTGCAGAAGCAGCTCCCAGCGCTGGCAGCCCGCTGGAACATGCACGAGTTCACTGCCTTCCAGCGCGACTACAGCCACTTCGACTCCGAGTTCGAGCGGGTCAAGCAGGGCCTTGACATGATCCACGCCAGTCTGACCGGGCAGGTCGAGGTGCCAGCCTCTGCCGGCCGGATCCGCCAGGTGGAGCCGCGGGCCCGCAGGGCAAAACCCGAGCCACCACCGCTTGACAGCACAGCCGCCCTGCCCGAGGGCCTCGCACGGCTGGCCGAGGCCAACGCTGAGTTGAACACCCTCCTGGCGGCGCTGTGCGACGAGGTCGCGGGATCGATCGCGGAGTGGAGCGACGCCTCCCGGCGCGCCTGGGACGCGGCACAGAGCTCTTGGGACGAGGCGAACCGCCGCCAGCAGGAGATCATGGACAACCTGCCACAGGCCATGAGAAAGTCCCGCTCGGCGCAGCTGTGGCTTCCCACCGCGCCGGCCGCCAGCTGA
- a CDS encoding RidA family protein, translating into MSTPTQRLADLGLSLPPVAKPLAAYTPALKVGDQVWVSGQLPLRDGELVATGRLGDAVELAEGAEAAKVAALNALAAVADQAGGLDNVARVLKAVVFVASTTGFTAQPQVANGASELLGAIFGTPHVRSAVGVAVLPIDAPVEVELVAELVAR; encoded by the coding sequence ATGAGCACGCCCACGCAGCGCCTCGCTGACCTCGGACTGTCCCTGCCCCCCGTCGCCAAGCCCCTAGCGGCCTACACTCCCGCCCTGAAGGTCGGGGACCAGGTGTGGGTCTCCGGGCAGCTGCCGCTACGCGACGGGGAGCTCGTCGCCACGGGCCGTCTCGGCGACGCCGTCGAACTCGCCGAGGGTGCCGAGGCCGCCAAGGTCGCGGCCCTGAACGCGCTGGCCGCTGTCGCCGACCAGGCCGGCGGCCTCGACAACGTGGCCCGTGTCCTCAAGGCCGTGGTGTTCGTCGCCTCCACCACCGGCTTCACCGCCCAGCCGCAGGTCGCAAATGGCGCCTCCGAGTTGCTCGGCGCGATCTTCGGCACCCCGCATGTGCGCAGTGCCGTCGGCGTGGCCGTCCTGCCCATCGACGCCCCTGTCGAGGTGGAACTGGTGGCGGAGCTCGTCGCCAGGTGA
- a CDS encoding WhiB family transcriptional regulator, with the protein MTIALDDATPCVKFASLFQDPLLEDEAASVGTAADLRAQAALMARAASLCGECPLRAECLAEAVVSHDVAGFVAGTTESQRREIRSRLDVTVTPEDLDIFAGVSSGRNFDHAEIHRLRQANPNQSLSTIAARVGCSVSTVKRHLRRADASGQDTVKPIKKRKPSRKEVMEAAAEVLQPEASVA; encoded by the coding sequence GTGACCATCGCGCTCGACGACGCCACCCCATGCGTAAAGTTCGCCTCGCTGTTCCAGGACCCGCTGCTGGAAGACGAAGCAGCCAGCGTCGGGACCGCTGCCGATCTCCGCGCGCAGGCAGCGCTCATGGCTCGTGCCGCAAGCCTCTGCGGTGAGTGCCCGCTACGCGCCGAATGCCTCGCCGAGGCCGTCGTCTCGCACGACGTCGCCGGTTTCGTGGCAGGTACCACGGAGTCCCAGCGGCGAGAGATCCGCAGCCGCCTTGACGTCACCGTCACCCCTGAGGACCTGGACATCTTCGCCGGGGTCTCCTCAGGCCGCAACTTCGACCACGCCGAGATCCACAGGCTACGCCAGGCCAACCCGAACCAGTCGTTGTCCACCATCGCGGCCCGCGTAGGCTGCTCTGTCTCCACTGTGAAACGCCACCTCAGGCGCGCCGACGCCTCAGGACAGGACACGGTGAAGCCCATCAAGAAGAGGAAGCCCAGCAGGAAAGAGGTCATGGAGGCCGCAGCCGAGGTCCTGCAGCCCGAGGCCTCCGTCGCCTGA
- a CDS encoding HAD family hydrolase encodes MTFTPKLVALDIDGTIVDGNGVLPGDVRDAVRRVVAARVPVVLSTGRSWAGAQVIFDELGLPPGPSVCANGAMIVNYPPVEVVHESRFDPADSIARVARLAPNAAVAVTDGMRWRISKPFPDGELAGDIVVESLEELASRPVSRIVVRDPESDDDVFNEMVEALGLRGVSYYIGWSAWVDIVPEGVDKAQGLERVCRELGVRAADVLAMGDGYNDMEMIRWAGRGVALGDSPEPVRAAADHVTGDFRSGGAIQELSRWFQ; translated from the coding sequence ATGACCTTCACCCCCAAGCTGGTCGCCCTCGACATCGACGGCACCATCGTCGACGGCAACGGCGTGCTTCCCGGCGATGTGCGTGATGCGGTCAGGCGTGTCGTCGCGGCGAGGGTCCCCGTGGTGCTGTCGACGGGCCGGTCCTGGGCAGGCGCGCAGGTGATCTTCGACGAACTTGGCCTGCCTCCCGGGCCGTCGGTGTGTGCGAACGGTGCGATGATCGTGAACTACCCGCCCGTCGAGGTGGTGCATGAGAGCCGCTTCGACCCGGCCGACTCGATCGCCAGGGTGGCCCGTCTCGCCCCGAACGCCGCGGTCGCCGTCACCGACGGGATGCGGTGGCGCATCTCGAAGCCGTTCCCGGACGGTGAGCTGGCGGGGGACATCGTCGTCGAGTCCCTGGAGGAACTGGCCTCGCGGCCGGTCTCCCGGATCGTGGTGCGGGACCCGGAGTCTGACGACGATGTCTTCAACGAGATGGTTGAGGCGCTGGGGCTGCGGGGAGTCTCCTACTACATCGGCTGGTCGGCGTGGGTCGACATCGTCCCCGAGGGTGTCGACAAGGCGCAGGGCCTGGAGCGTGTGTGCCGGGAGCTCGGAGTGCGGGCAGCCGATGTGCTCGCCATGGGCGACGGGTACAACGATATGGAGATGATCCGCTGGGCCGGGCGTGGCGTCGCGTTGGGTGACTCCCCGGAACCGGTGCGGGCAGCCGCCGATCACGTGACGGGCGACTTCCGCTCCGGCGGTGCCATCCAGGAGCTGAGCCGCTGGTTCCAGTAG
- a CDS encoding NUDIX hydrolase produces MTAAGQGDRLAGLSAALRDGTAGPLGQFGRAPADARQAAVLILLTDETDPAVLFTERAEGLRSHAGQISFPGGGAEPGETPAGTALREAQEEVGLEAGLVTVLGQLPAAWVPVSGYEVTPVVATWPEALPLAPVDRREVADVLQLRVSQLSAPESRVTAVLPSGYSGPGFQVADWFIWGMTAHLLDVTLRVAGWERSWDQGRQIPVPGRFLRD; encoded by the coding sequence GTGACAGCGGCCGGCCAGGGGGACCGCCTGGCAGGCCTGAGTGCGGCTCTGCGTGACGGGACGGCCGGGCCGCTCGGCCAGTTCGGCCGGGCACCCGCCGATGCCCGCCAGGCTGCCGTGCTGATTCTGCTCACCGACGAGACCGACCCTGCGGTCCTGTTCACCGAACGGGCCGAGGGGCTACGGTCGCACGCTGGGCAGATCTCCTTCCCCGGCGGTGGTGCCGAACCCGGTGAGACCCCCGCCGGGACTGCGCTGCGCGAGGCGCAGGAGGAGGTCGGTCTGGAGGCTGGGCTCGTCACCGTCCTCGGGCAGCTCCCAGCAGCGTGGGTACCGGTCAGCGGCTACGAGGTCACTCCCGTTGTCGCGACGTGGCCCGAGGCGCTACCCCTTGCCCCGGTGGACCGCCGGGAGGTCGCGGATGTGCTCCAGCTGAGGGTCTCCCAGCTCAGCGCCCCGGAGAGCCGGGTCACGGCCGTCCTGCCCAGCGGCTACAGCGGTCCGGGCTTCCAGGTCGCGGACTGGTTCATCTGGGGCATGACCGCCCACCTTCTTGACGTCACCCTGCGGGTGGCGGGCTGGGAGCGGTCCTGGGACCAGGGCCGGCAGATACCGGTGCCCGGCAGGTTCCTACGGGACTGA
- a CDS encoding WhiB family transcriptional regulator, which yields MSLGEASEWTLHAKCRNMADALFPEGKDQKKVRGICMSCPVRLECLAEALDNRVEWGIWGGMTERERRQLLRSRPDITSWREVLLTYGRMKEAS from the coding sequence ATGTCGCTGGGCGAAGCAAGCGAATGGACACTGCACGCCAAGTGCCGGAATATGGCGGACGCTCTCTTCCCCGAGGGGAAAGACCAGAAGAAGGTTCGTGGTATCTGCATGAGTTGCCCAGTGCGGCTGGAATGCCTTGCCGAAGCGCTCGACAATCGCGTCGAATGGGGAATCTGGGGGGGAATGACCGAGCGGGAGCGCAGGCAGCTGCTCCGCTCCCGCCCTGACATCACCTCGTGGCGGGAGGTGCTGCTGACCTACGGCCGCATGAAGGAGGCGAGCTAG
- a CDS encoding DUF4177 domain-containing protein, with the protein MTKWEYLTAPILSHVSQQILNNFGSEGWELVTVAPGPTPETMVGYFKRPVAG; encoded by the coding sequence ATGACCAAATGGGAGTATCTGACCGCACCTATCCTCAGCCACGTATCGCAACAGATCCTGAACAACTTCGGATCAGAGGGCTGGGAACTCGTCACCGTCGCCCCCGGGCCGACCCCTGAGACGATGGTCGGGTACTTCAAGCGTCCGGTGGCCGGCTGA